In Caldicoprobacter guelmensis, the genomic stretch GATAATCTTTACGGTTCATCAAGTAAATGAGTATGTCCGCGGTTTGCTTGGGCGGGACCCTATACTGCAGGATGTATGGGTGCGCGGGGAGGTTTCCAATTTTAAGGTTCACTCCTCGGGACATATATACTTTACTCTCAAGGACGAACAGGACAGGATACGCTGCGTGCTGTTTAGACAAAATCAAAGGGATATGGACTTTATACCGTGCGATGGCATGAGGGTGCTGGTAAGGGGCCAGGTATCGCTTTACTGCAGAGACGGGCAGTATCAGATTTACGTAATGCACATTGAAAAGGATGGGATAGGCGAGCTTTACCTGGCTTTTGAGGCTTTAAAGCAGCGGCTTAAGGCTGAAGGGCTGTTCGATGCGCAGCATAAAAAGCCCATCCCTGCTTTTCCTAAAAAAATCGCTGTTATCACTTCGCCTACGGGAGCAGCGGTTAGGGATATCATAAAGATTGTAAGGCGCAGATGTCCGTGTGTGGACATACTGGTAGTTCCCGTGTTGGTACAGGGTTCTGCAGCTCCCGCTCAGATAGAGGCTGCTCTGGACTACATCAATACGAGGGACGACATCGATACCATCATCTTGGGCAGAGGAGGAGGTTCCCTGGAAGAGCTGTGGGCTTTTAATGAAGAGGTTGTGGCCCGGGCCATCTGGCGTTCAAGAATTCCGGTGATATCGGCCGTGGGGCACGAGACCGATTTTACCATAGCTGATTTTGTGGCCGACCTGAGGGCACCCACTCCTTCGGCTGCTGCCGAGATGGCGGTGCCTATGCTTCAACACCTCCAGGAGACGTTGGTCGGGTTAAATATTAGGCTGTTGGAAGGTATGCGCAATATGCTGCTGCGAAAGAGGAGCAGCTTGGAGTATTTGCAGTCCAGTTATGTGCTCAAGTATCCCGACAGGATATTGCAGCAGCGCAAACAGCGGCTGGATCAAGCTTATACAAAGCTTTGTGTGGCTTTTAATGATATGCTGTCGAAAAAGCGGGAAAGGCTCTCACGCTGGGCAGTTGCCCTTGATGCTTTGAGCCCTTTGGCCGTGCTGGGACGTGGCTATGCCGTAGTCACTTTGAAGCCCTCTCATCGGGTGGTACATTCAGCAGAGGCATTAAATCCGGGCGACGATATTACAGTACATTTTAAGGATGGGCGTGCCCATTGTAAGGTAGAGAAAATAGAGAATGGGGTGTGGGGGATAAATGAGCCATAAGGGTGACAGGGCTATGTCAGAACTTACATTTGAAGAGGCATTGAAGGAGCTGGAGGCCATAGTATCACGCCTCGAGTCAAATGATTTATCGCTGGAAGAGGCTATGGAACTGTTCAAGCGAGGGGTTAGCCTGTCTGCCTATTGCAACGCAAAGCTGGAAAAGGCTGAAGGAATGGTAAAACTGCTTATACAAAATCAGGGGAAAATTGAAGAAGTTCCTTTTATGCCTACAGAGGGAGATGAGGTATGAATTTCAATGAGCTGTACAACAATAAATTGGCATTAGTAGAGGACGCTTTAAAGAGATTGATGGAGCAGCATGGAGATTGTCCGCCAACCTTGCTTAAAGCCATGAACTACAGCCTGTTTGCAGGGGGGAAGCGCATCCGTCCCGTGCTTTTGCTCGCGGCCCATGAACTGGTGGGAGGAAACATCGAGGAGTCCATGGCATTGGCCTGCGGCCTGGAGATGATCCATACCTATTCCTTGATACATGACGACCTCCCTGCCATGGACGACGATGACCTGCGCAGGGGCATGCCAACCAACCATAAAGTTTTTGGCGA encodes the following:
- the xseA gene encoding exodeoxyribonuclease VII large subunit, which encodes MGRIIFTVHQVNEYVRGLLGRDPILQDVWVRGEVSNFKVHSSGHIYFTLKDEQDRIRCVLFRQNQRDMDFIPCDGMRVLVRGQVSLYCRDGQYQIYVMHIEKDGIGELYLAFEALKQRLKAEGLFDAQHKKPIPAFPKKIAVITSPTGAAVRDIIKIVRRRCPCVDILVVPVLVQGSAAPAQIEAALDYINTRDDIDTIILGRGGGSLEELWAFNEEVVARAIWRSRIPVISAVGHETDFTIADFVADLRAPTPSAAAEMAVPMLQHLQETLVGLNIRLLEGMRNMLLRKRSSLEYLQSSYVLKYPDRILQQRKQRLDQAYTKLCVAFNDMLSKKRERLSRWAVALDALSPLAVLGRGYAVVTLKPSHRVVHSAEALNPGDDITVHFKDGRAHCKVEKIENGVWGINEP
- the xseB gene encoding exodeoxyribonuclease VII small subunit translates to MSHKGDRAMSELTFEEALKELEAIVSRLESNDLSLEEAMELFKRGVSLSAYCNAKLEKAEGMVKLLIQNQGKIEEVPFMPTEGDEV